The following are from one region of the Nicotiana tomentosiformis chromosome 7, ASM39032v3, whole genome shotgun sequence genome:
- the LOC138896264 gene encoding uncharacterized protein translates to MTRERVSGATFDEVVDISWQIEMVRSQERGERKAKRPHGSGGFSGVPSGGQFHHDRGHPYKHAQTARPVHRSALSGHGSYNTHQGQSSLSALPARSLSHAPSVQGSSAQGSSSRYSGARDSLQSQPSFVGRGCFECGDMDHIKRYCPRLTGGPAQQRSQPMTSTPVTSPSAQPARGGAQSTRGRSRGGGRSGGRQARFYDIPAITDSVASDAVITGIVLVCQRDASVLFDPGSTYSYVSSYFAHHLDIPRGSLV, encoded by the coding sequence atgactcgggagagggtatctggtgctacttttgatgaggtagtcgaCATTTcttggcagatagagatggtccgcagtCAGGAGCGGGGTGAGAGGAAGGCCAAAAGGCCTCATGGGTCAGGAGGttttagtggtgttccttctggaggTCAGTTCCACCACGACAGGGGTCATCCTTATAAGCATGCTCAGACagctcgtccagttcaccgtagTGCATTATCcggccatggttcatacaatacacatcagggccagtcatctcttagtgcccttccagctcggAGTTTAtcccatgcaccttcagttcaggGCTCATCGGCACAAGGTTCTTCTAGCAGGTATTCTGGTGCTCGGGACTCCCTCCAGTCCCAACCGTCATTCGTAgggagaggttgtttcgagtgtggagatatggatcacatcaagaggtattgtccccgccttacgggaggtccagctcagcagaggagtcagcctatgACTTCAACACCCGTTACTTCACCatccgctcagccagctcggggtggggcccaGTCAACTAGAGGTcgctctagagggggaggccgatcaggtggccgtcaggcccgattctatgataTTCCTGCCATAACAGAttctgttgcttcagatgcagtgatcacaggtattgtcttagtttgccaacgggatgcctctgtattatttgaccctggttccacttattcatatgtatcatcatattttgctcatcaTTTGGATATACCCCGTGGGTCCTTAGTTTAA